From the Mammaliicoccus sciuri genome, the window GTCTTTCAGTTTATTGATGAGTCGAATTTGGTGATCAAGTTGCTTCTCAGGTGCATATCGTGCTATAGACATTAATTTCAGAGGACCTTCAGGCACAACTGGTGTAAAATTCGGTTCTTTTTGTTGAGCATATCCAACTGGAATATTAAAGACAGGTATTTTTGATTGAATACGTTTCTCTACATCTTTCCTTTGTTGAACAGTAGATACTAAAATACCAGAAAAACGGTCTAAATTATTAAAGACAGAGTTATAAATATTTTTAATATCTGAACCTTCAATATCATTGTTGTTTTTCACATGTGTACTGTGTAATACAGAAATAACCGGTACTTTTTTGTTTGTGATTAAAAATGGTGGAGAAGTGATGGCTGTCTTATCACTAAAGAACAAGTCACCGTCTTTGTATAACTGTTCATAGAAGAATGCGATTAATTCATTTGTATTATTAAATGTATAATCTTTAGCGTTATAATCAAAGAGCATTATTCGAGTGACAACTTCTTTTTCTTGATAAGGATCGAAATAAACTTCAAGCTTTATTTTCCCACTTGGGGTTAAATACGTATCACATACAGGCATTTCCTTCGTACGCATATATCTAACACGACTTAAGAAACCTCTAGAATCGTAATATTCTCGTTTCATTTTGACATTTCTCGTATCAAAATAGTTCACATAGTCTAATAATTTATAGTTTGAATCACGAAAACTCGCATATATAATTCTTGTACCATTTTGATATACCCTTAAATCATTTGAATTAGGAACATATTTAATCTCAAAATT encodes:
- a CDS encoding glycosyltransferase family 4 protein; amino-acid sequence: MYDFFQESINVQMNTVRDWIAFWEDDLNFEIKYVPNSNDLRVYQNGTRIIYASFRDSNYKLLDYVNYFDTRNVKMKREYYDSRGFLSRVRYMRTKEMPVCDTYLTPSGKIKLEVYFDPYQEKEVVTRIMLFDYNAKDYTFNNTNELIAFFYEQLYKDGDLFFSDKTAITSPPFLITNKKVPVISVLHSTHVKNNNDIEGSDIKNIYNSVFNNLDRFSGILVSTVQQRKDVEKRIQSKIPVFNIPVGYAQQKEPNFTPVVPEGPLKLMSIARYAPEKQLDHQIRLINKLKDDFDQIELHLFGFGGELNKLKELTASLNLEKHIKFRGFIPNITNEMHHFHASMITSNMEGFSLALLESLSNGLPAISYDIPYGPSELIVNGKNGYLVPRNDEDKLYETVKSYLSNPDLQKTFRDNCMTESQKYAQSEIIKKWLQLLGEVTS